The Oncorhynchus nerka isolate Pitt River linkage group LG11, Oner_Uvic_2.0, whole genome shotgun sequence genome includes the window agaccatacgagattagttgtttttgggggttggttcatccgtttagggactcagatactcccaggattatcagaagcgggtctggatctattgaagtctccaaaacttcagagaggatcctaaaaattccacaccaataaccatgcaagctagagcatagggcaaagcagtggagtagtgtaccctgcgtagcctgacatttatcacatgtaggggatgtgtcaggaaatatcctatgcagtttagttttggaatagtgtaatctgtgtaataccttgaattgtatgagacgatgtctggaattaatggagcatgtgtggatatactccaagctctcttcccagtctgccactgagatgtcagtccctagttcttcctcccattttgccttgatggcatcagtagaaggtgtgctaacagattgaaaagcatcatatagacgcgatatcagtttatctgaggtggggcatatttttatgcatccgtcaaaccctttctttctaaaattatctgccgaaattgttgccacccctattactagcctgttcaacctctctttcgtgttatctgagattcccaaagattggaaagcagctgcggtcatccccctcttcaaagggggggacactcttgacccaaactgctacagacctatatctatcctaccatgcctttctaaggtcttcgaaagccaagtcaacaaacagattaccgaccatttcgaatctcaccataccttctctgctatgcaatctggtttcagagctggtcatgggtgcacctcagccacgctcaaggtcctaaacgatatcttaaccgccatcgataagaaacattactgtgcagccgtattcattgatctggccaaggctttcgactctgtcaaccaccacatcctcatcggcagactcgacagccttggtttctcaaatgattgcctcgcctggttcaccaactacctctctgatagagttcagtgtgtcaaatcggagggtctgctgtccggacctctggcagtctctatgggggtgccacagggttcaattcttggaccgactctcttctctgtatacatcaatgaggtcgctcttgctgctggtgagtctctgatccacctctacgcagacgacaccattctgtatacttccggcccttctttggacactgtgttaacaaccctccaggcaagcttcaatgccatacaactctccttccgtggcctccaattgctcttaaatacaagtaaaactaaatgcatgctcttcaaccgatcgctacctgcacctacccgcctgtccaacatcactactctggacggctctgacttagaatacgtggacaactacaaatacttaggtgtctggttagactgtaaactctccttccagacccatatcaaacatctccaatccaaagttaaatctagaattggcttcctatttcgcaacaaagcatccttcactcatgctgccaaacatacccttgtaaaattgaccatcctaccaatcctcgactttggcgatgtcatttacaaaatagcctccaataccctactcaacaaattggatgcagtctatcacagtgctatccgttttgtcaccaaagccccatatactacccaccattgcgacctgtacgctctcgttggctggccctcgcttcatactcgtcgccaaacccactggctccatgtcatctacaagaccctgctaggtaaagtccccccttatctcagctcgctggtcaccatagcatctcccacctgtagcacacgctccagcaggtatatctctctagtcacccccaaaaccaattctttctttggccgcctctccttccagttctctgctgccaatgactggaacgaactacaaaaatatcttaaattggaaacacttatctccctcactagctttaagcaccaactgtcagagcatcttacagattactgcacctgtacatagcccacctataatttagcccaaacaactacctctttcccaactgtatttaattcatttatttattttgctcctttgcaccccattatttttatttctactttgcacattcttccattgcaaaactaccattccagtgttttacttgctatattgtatttactttgccaccatggccttttttgcctttacctcccttctcacctaatttgctcacattgtatatagacttgttttttttttttttttttttttttaactgtattattgactgtatgtttgttttactccatgtgtaactctgtgtcgttgtatgtgtcaaactgctttgctttatcttggccaggtcgcaattgtaaatgagaacttgttctcaacttgcttacctggttaaataaaggtgaaataaataaaataaataaataaaaacatggaAGGTTTGGCATCCCCAaatgttgggaggtgttttctaacgtagtctctaatttgtaggtatctgaaaaaattacttctgggaagattataagtttccctcaccagctcaaaggaagcaaaggtcccttctatgtataaatcccctatggtacttatccccaactctccccatcgctcaaaggtgttatcaaggttagaaggggcaaaggagggattcctggcgacagggagcatgaatgacattggtctgagctcaaagtggactttaatttgcttccagattcggactgtgctatgtattataggattgttacaataaagtgacatctccagattgacaggcgaaaaaatcacagcgccaatagagaaggggtgacactcctcacgctccatactaagccagctgggtgccgggagtacgtcatccaacagaaacgtaacaatgcggaggttagcggcccagtaataaaatataaaatttgggagagacaatcctccttccatcttggatttacagaggtgttttttacctatcctttgtgttttataatcccagatgaaaggattgataattgagtccagttgtttatgaaaggatttaggtatgaatactgggatgttctgatataggtagagcagttgtgggaggaagaccattttaatggcattaattcttccgagcagagaaattgggagagttctccaaaatagtatgtttgctttgagtttttgtatcagagaggggaaattctctttaaatagtaaggagtattgtttggtaactacaattcctaggtaggtaaatttttctgaagataacttaaatgggagatgttctagccaggaggtattttgcgaccgtatgggcattaattcactcttgttccaatttattctgtatcccgagaaggtaccaaacaaattgatcacatcaagaatagctgggatactagcctggggttctgctacatagaggaggatgtcatctgcgtatagggagatcttatttagagtatctttagtattatagccgtgtattgctgcatgagatctaatcgtctgagcgagcggttcaataattagggcgaagagcataggcgacagcgcacaaccctgccttgtccccctgttgaggttaaatcggggcgacaatgattggttagtgagtattctggcacagggggtcctatataaaagctggatccaatttatgaacctatctccaatattaaatttctgtaggaccttgaatagatagggccactcaacttggtcaaaggccttttcggcgtcaagagatatgacgacaaggtccacgttgggtaacctctgagaatacataatattgaagaggcgcctgagattgaagaatgagtttctgttagggataaagccggtctgatccgaatggaccaatttgccaattaaagtgctaagcctgttagccagagtttttgctaaaatcttttggtctgtattaaggagagatattggtctgtatgaccctacctcttctggatctttacccttcttatgtataactgtaatgaacgcttcgtccaaagtagaagggagagctccatcctcattggcctgaatcaacattttgtgcagataggggagagcatgttgctgaatgttttatagaattcaccagggtatccatctgggcccgggtcttgccactctttagagatttaattgtttctcggatttcatcaagagatatttccttattcaggaagttagaatcttcctggttcagggcaggaagattacagtcctccaaaaatgtttgcataattaaggggttaggatccgctttagatgtatatagagtctcataaaactgccggaatctgtcattgatgtctttggggaagagagtaattccccagatgcagatttaaccctgtgaatcattcggtcactcacattttttcgaagttgtctggcgagtaatttgtgtggtttgtcaccaaactcaaaatatttttgcttggcatagagaaaagatttagcaattttagctgagagaatctgattatattcaaattttaaagaggtaatttttttatgtttctccatagatgggtggctagcattctccctatccagtaagtgaatttgtccctctagttcttccagttttcctctgttttgcctactcctggcagcctgaaaggagatgatacagcctctcagataagccttcagtgtttcccacaataatgctggggaggtctctgtgttgtcgttggtatcaaagaaaaatttaatttggtctttaagatattcacagaatgttggttctgtgaggagctgaggattcaacctccagaccgtctcgtttggtacaatgtcacccaatctcagggagaaggtgaatggactgtggtccgagattataatatcatgatacctcacattacaggtataggggagtagtctagcatccaacaaaaagtagtcaatttgagtgtaaaccttgtgaacatgagagtaaaaggagtattccctacccatagggttagcgatcctccatatatcaaataagtttgaattttttatgtaggtgttcaagaattcgcttgaataggaggtaggggttcgccgggtagaggatctatccaaatattggtctagcacacagttaaggtcccccaatgaccaggttagtatgggagatatctggaatcagggcaaggactcttttgaaaaaagaggggttgtcaatgtttggcccatagatatttagtagagttactgaggtagagtggatttctcctattgcgatcacataccgaccctctttatccgcaatagtggttttatgtagaaagggaattcctttccgtaccagaatcgctgtgcctctcgttttggcagagaagttagagtgatacacttgccccacccacctacacttaagtctgctatgagaggtattcttcagatgggtttcttgcaaaaatataatatcagacgagagtgctttcaAGTGGCCTAGGATCTTGCCCCTCTTAGTTGGTTCGTTTAAACCCTTGAcattccaggaagtgaatgtaagccccgccctcctctcgtttgtagttcctatggtggcctgcataccatgtaacttgataaaaaggtaagaaagcgcaccaaaccatcacgatcagcatatgtagcacctacacccgagcagtatccaacccacccctccccccctgcaagcacctttacttcccaccctgttcccctaatttccccaacacttacaccccccatcaacccacatttaacaggcatgtacaaacaggagagaaaaaaaggaaaaataaaaataataaacacattgtctggccgatgccaaaaagcacggcgcgaccttgaacaagaggtaaaacaaaaataaaatcccaactatACGTTCACCTCTCACTATCCTAGAACTTCTACTAACATATGAACTGAGGAGGCTCCCGAGTTAAGTGTTCAGTTAGCATCTAATAAACCTAAACCGAATAAGTTGCAACTTAAACATATTGCGCATTTAAGCGTCATCCTGGGTCAATCCCAGAGATAAGCAAGACATAGCCTCAAGATAATATTGCTAAGCACTGCCGGTCAAAAAATAAACCATCCACAACCGACCTAGTCAGCCGTACCTTTACATACTGTGGGTCAGGAGATCGGAACAAGGATTTGTTAAATTAAACGTTccccccataaaaaaaaaaagtttaataagtaaaaatatataccttatatatatatatatatatatacatatacatatatatatatacatacacattacatacatatacatacatacatacatacatacatacatacacacacacatacacacatacatacacacatatacacacacacacacacacatatatatacatacatacacacacataaacatacctatatatacatatatatacatacacacacacacacatccatacatatacatgtatgtatacatacccacacaaaaaaataatatataaaaatatatatttaaagaatatgtatatacatccatatgcacacatacaaacattcataccccagaataacaatctacactgatttaaaatatacacatacataatactaaaatgctaagagaaaatagtaataaagtacaaatagtaattatatttacgcacacctacacatacataagcattacagagggctggtgggactctagtcgggagagaggcccacggccagacaaaggcagaacggcacaaaacatcaacttgctaaccaggcgtctgccccctcccaaccatcacccccagtcccctgcaagcaatatataaatggtatggtagtaagagtgatgtaaggattgtaaaacaactaacgaaacaaaacaaaagtgggggaatataagtatgtccgtccgaaggtgtcagtgatcaaacctggaagtaaaaaatatgcatcgctgagcacagccgggatgaaagtgaatgtaacgttaaatgagagctctgaccgccatccattggtctgctcagcgtcttacatgctctgtagcccttgttgagcccgtttaatacgttttcacccaatatggtatagtatggattcGAGTCCATGAGCAGATCCTAACACGCAATAACAAGGCACTCTAACCTGTACGGGGGATTGGTGTATATCCCCGGATAAACTTCTCTGCGTCCAAAACCGAGGAGAGCCAAATCTTCTCACCGGAAGGCGGGGTAATTCTTAGTCTTGCAGGGAAGAGTAAGGCtgggcgaagatggagtttgtagagtttggtcatgacatctctgtagtcggcgcgatgctttgccacatcgggcgcataatcctcatagacacggaatggatgccctttatgtgacaggttgcccctcattcgagcttcacgcaggataagatccttggtcttgaaactgtgacaacagattattactgggcgaggacgttggcccggtccaggcactgggacaagggagcgatgtgcgcggtccagctggggatccgaatccaaaacatccgatcccattgcatcctttaatagcttggcgaagaagtcagtagggcgagagcccgcctctatcccctctgccagaccaacaaCGCGAAGGTTATTACGTCTGGATCGGCCCTCCAGGTCCACCACTTTCACAGAAAGCCTCTGCACAGTATCCTGCAAGGACGAACATCGCTTCTCTAACTCGTCGATCCTACCAGCGTTGAATTCAGAAGCTTTCTCAAGGTCCACAATACTCTGGCCATGCGAAGCGACCGTTCGAATGACGCTCTCGATTTTGGTGTCCAGCTCAGCAATAGTGGCCTTAAGATCCTCAGCTATAGCAACACGTAGCTCCCCCAAAGCCCGGGTAAGTTCTGTAAGTGTCACGTTGTTGCATGTGCCTCCCGCcatgtctgtctcgttgtttaGTGGGGAGTAGGCCTCCGCTGTGGATTTATTGTCCTTTGGTCGCTTATTACTCGGCATTTTCATATAAAAAGTTACAATTTTGTATTAGAAGTAAACGTTTGTTGTAAAAAGTGCCATAAAGTAGGTTAAATTAGATTATTTCGCAAAAAAGTTGCAGGAGCCTCTCACGCACAGccgttcactccaacatgctagctcCGCCGTTACTGACTATCTTAACCAACCCTGTCCTCCAGGCCCCGCTATCCACTTCAACCCTCAGTATGTGGACAGGAGACGTCCCCCTGCCCCTAACTGTGCCCTTGTCCCTGGAGCCAAACCTCAGCCCACAGGTGGCTTTACACTGAGCTCAATTGTTTTTTTGTGAAGTCACACAAAGTATCTGTGCATGTGTACAGGTTCGTTTCATGCTGCTCACAGCGTGGAGGCCACGGCACCAAGACAGCGGAGAAGTTGAGCCTCGAGCTTCAACACTCTTAGTTGTTGTGGAAAGTGACCCTCTGTGCTGTTTACTCTCTGCATCTACCTCATATTGCTGAGTCTGCCTGTTTACACTTTCAAGCTTGTTTTCATTAGTTACTCTTTCATTCTGTGGGAGAATGAGCCCTGCCTGTAGCCTGGGTTGCTGTTTAACCCCAGACTATAGCATACTGAATGCATGTCGGTGGATGTTAACTAAAAAACTGGATATGTTTACTAACCTGATTGACTTCATTGCAGAGCGGTTTGATTTACCGTGTTATGTTTGCGTGAATGTTTCTAATGATGacaactgcatcccaaatggatagggcactacttttgaccagagccctatggctcccccatagggaatagggtgccattttggatgcatccTATGTATGCAAATGTAACATGAAGTGGTTAACGAATGAAATATTGAGGTTCATTAAATCATGACATGTGCATAATTTCATACTTTACTACTACTTATGTTCTCAACATGTTCATATTTCATATTTTTCTCCATCTGCTTTTTTATTCTGTTGTTTTTTTGACATGGAAAACCTGTGTGACCCACTATCACATCCTCTCTAACACCTTCACCAACCTTCATCTATTCTCTCCATCTCATATATCACATCTCCTCTCACCATGTCCATTCCAGACCTGCGAATGAAGTCCAGGGCACAGGGTGTAGGTCTGGTCCCCAGCCAGTCAGCAGCCAGCAGGATAGCCAACCAGAACCAGACCGACCAGCCATTCACAGGTACCAGAggagtagggttgcaaaattccaggttcaccaaaattcccaggttttctagaaatcctggttggaagatttCCAGAATTGGAAGGTAATTCCAGAATTACTATAAGCACTACATTTTGAATTCTGCAACCAGGGTTTCTGGAAAACGTGGACATTTTACCTGAGAATGCTACTGGAACTTTCCAGCCCTACACTGGACCCATACAGCACCACCCTCCTTTACTCCACTTCACcttgttcattcattcatttcattCACTCTCAACCGATCACTCAATCACTGTCATACTATTTTTCTCGAAGACATACTGAGCACATGAAATGAATATTTCAGGTCTTTGCTTTGAGGAGTAGTGATGAGGAGAGTGCCCAAGGAAACACTGATCTGCCTTTCTGTGTATCGCAGCGCTACTGACTGAAGCTGGTTTTGTGACAGCGTTCATAAGAAATTAGATGAAAGGTCCATCTTATTTACTATAGACTTTATCAACTAGGTCTCAGCATCTAACCACTTTAAGGAATCCTCTGAGAGTGAGCAGGTTATTTATTATCCTTTGTGTCAGGGTCGGGGATGCACCACAGTAACAGCAACCTGTCAGTGGAGGAGGCTAACCGTGGTGTGGCTGTGGAGAAACTAGACAGCGTTAAGAAGTGGGGCATCAACACCTACAAGGTACAGAACAGAACCTTTCTCCTGGGGAAAATGTGTTGAAGCCATCCTTCATTGAATCATGTGTTCTATGGTGTGATTGCGACAGCACTGGTATGATCAGTTGTCTTCATACAAGACTGGGAATAATTTCCTCCTTGGAAAGCAAGTAACTCTTCTATTGAGTTCTATTCTGATCACATCTCTCCATGTCATCTTTATCCCAGTGTGCCAAGCAGATGTTctcatctcctgttctctcctttaTCCTAATCACATTTCTTCTTCTCCATCTTTACACCAGTGTACCAAGCAGATGTTctcatctcctgttctctcttttaTTCTAATCacatctcttcctctccatctttaCACCAGTGTACCAAGCAGATGTTCTCTGAGCGGTTCGGCCGTGGTTCTCGGACGGTGGACCTGGAGCTGGAAGCCCAGATAGATGTGCTCAGGGACACCAAGAGGAAGTACGAGTCTGTCCTGAGACTGACCAGCGCCCTGACCAGCCACTTCTACAACCTGGTCCAGACCCAGCAGGCCCTGGGGGACACCTTTGCGGACCTCAGCCAGAAATCACCTGAACTACGGGTAAGAAAGACCTATAactcctgacccctgaccttaaACCCGTAGACCTCAGCCCAGCCAGAAATCAGCTGCAGATGGCACACTGTGTGAAATTGGCCTCCAGAAATGTAGCCTGAAAATCCAGGCTGTAATTTTTGGTTGGAAACAAAGCCTGTCAGTTTCACTTTGGAATCCAGGCTACCTTACTGACTGTTTCTCTATACGAGATATTTATTGAGGATGTAAACGCAAGTGTTTTTGTCCACAGGATGAGTTTGGCTACAACGCGGAGACCCAGAAGTTGTTGTGTAGGAATGGGGAGGCTCTTCTTGGAGCCATCAACTTTTTTGTGTCCAGCATCAATACACTGGTCAACAAGACAATGGAGGACACACTTTTGACCATCAAACTGTACGAGGCAGCAAGGTAACAACGAAGATGGGGAAGGTTAAAAAGATGCGggcggcctcccgagtggcgccgtggtctaaggcactgcatcacagtcctagctgtgccactagagaatctgagttcgagtccaggctctgtcgcaaccggccacgaccgggagacccatggggcggtgcacgattggcccagcgtcacccgggttaggggagggtttggccggcggagatatccttgtcccatcgcacgctagcgactcctgtggcgggccgggcgtaaggcactgtgtttcctccgacacattggtgcgactggcttccgggtcaagtgggcattgtgtcaagaagcagtgcggcttggttgggttgtgtttcggaggacgcacggctctcgtcCTTCGCCTCTACCGAGTCCGtgcaggagttgcagcgatgagacaagactatcactaccaattggataccacgaaattggggagaaaaaaggttGCAGGGCCTGGAGATTCTGTAGTAGTTTCCTCCTTATAACAGTTTCAAATGATCATACTGACAAATTATGAGGTTTACAGTCTTTTTTTACAGAGATCTGTGCTCCTTTACACCATGAAAATGTGGCCCTATATCTATGATTGCCAGAGACATTATATAGAGTGTGTTTGACATGACATCATAGTTCTGTGTGTCAGGCTGGAGTGTGATGTGTACCATGCATACCTGGAGGAGTTGAACCTGGGTTTGAGGGTTATACATTGTTACAGGGTGTTATGTGGGTGTTTTATAGGATTGGGTGGTATACCGTATACTGAGGTATTTTTTTCTAAAAGCCACAGGGTGGTTTTTTAATAGTCAAAACTATTTATTTTAAGAAATTTGAATATTTCTAGCTACTTTTTAAgttaatacctgcagtcaacttgtgcaatatgttaggagataaagcagattgtgttcttcatttcacctgtcaaaTGATttgacattatgaagcttactgcagttccccagaacagttaaGCCAGTCACGTGTCTGTTTATAAATAGCACAACGGGAGACAGCAGGAGCTGGTGAGTTGATAGCGTTCTTTATCTATCGGAGAGTCTCTGTTGTGCGGTGCACATGAGGTGATGAAGTTACACTTGTATGCAATTCACTATTAAATGTTTGCCATCAGTCATCGTATAACGGCTTTCTGCcgtgtttgagaagtcaaagaGCTCTGGATGGGTTGTCTGTACAGCTGCCGTTTGATCCCTGTGCTTCCTACTAGCGTTTCCCCCTCCgttcttctctcctctgctccatgtacacatgctgctcttccttcaGAAAAGCAGCATCACAACTTTAGTCATTTGCACAATTTCTCTCGTTCACCTTTACTTGTAAATGTCCACACTCACTGAAAATGACATTCGGTAGCAACTAGCTATacttgtataactttatgagcgGGATTTGCCTCTCTGCAATTAGTTTGTTTTTGCTCATTAGCATTTAGCTAACAGCCTCAGTGTGAttttagtttttttgtttgttttgttgtgtttttAGTTCCCCCCTGTGTACTATGCTGGTAATACCATAAACCCGGGATGGCAGAAGAACTAACGGTATGGctggataccgcccaagcctattTCTTTACGgtgcctctcctcccctctctctcccaggctgGAGTTTGATGCGTACAGGGCCGACCTGGAGGAGTTGAGTCTGGGTCctcgtgatgctgccaccatggtG containing:
- the LOC115119979 gene encoding arfaptin-2-like isoform X3, producing the protein MADSFMGKAATMEIPINSNGETLAEDDSLEQAAKIQWTLDEKDLQQVMVSGPNLNETSIVSGGYGGPAGGIIPTSSIKGSGMHHSNSNLSVEEANRGVAVEKLDSVKKWGINTYKCTKQMFSERFGRGSRTVDLELEAQIDVLRDTKRKYESVLRLTSALTSHFYNLVQTQQALGDTFADLSQKSPELRDEFGYNAETQKLLCRNGEALLGAINFFVSSINTLVNKTMEDTLLTIKLYEAARLEFDAYRADLEELSLGPRDAATMVRIEVSQQQYQVQRDKYERLRSDVTIKLKFLEENKVKVMHKQLLLFHNAISAYFAGNQQQLEQTLRQFNVKLKPPGSDKPSWLEES
- the LOC115119979 gene encoding arfaptin-2-like isoform X1 is translated as MADSFMGKAATMEIPINSNGETLAEDDSLEQAAKIQWTLDEKDLQQVMVSGPNLNETSIVSGGYGGPAGGIIPTSSIKDLRMKSRAQGVGLVPSQSAASRIANQNQTDQPFTGSGMHHSNSNLSVEEANRGVAVEKLDSVKKWGINTYKCTKQMFSERFGRGSRTVDLELEAQIDVLRDTKRKYESVLRLTSALTSHFYNLVQTQQALGDTFADLSQKSPELRDEFGYNAETQKLLCRNGEALLGAINFFVSSINTLVNKTMEDTLLTIKLYEAARLEFDAYRADLEELSLGPRDAATMVRIEVSQQQYQVQRDKYERLRSDVTIKLKFLEENKVKVMHKQLLLFHNAISAYFAGNQQQLEQTLRQFNVKLKPPGSDKPSWLEES
- the LOC115119979 gene encoding arfaptin-2-like isoform X2; amino-acid sequence: MADSFMGKAATMEIPINSNGETLAEDDSLEQDLQQVMVSGPNLNETSIVSGGYGGPAGGIIPTSSIKDLRMKSRAQGVGLVPSQSAASRIANQNQTDQPFTGSGMHHSNSNLSVEEANRGVAVEKLDSVKKWGINTYKCTKQMFSERFGRGSRTVDLELEAQIDVLRDTKRKYESVLRLTSALTSHFYNLVQTQQALGDTFADLSQKSPELRDEFGYNAETQKLLCRNGEALLGAINFFVSSINTLVNKTMEDTLLTIKLYEAARLEFDAYRADLEELSLGPRDAATMVRIEVSQQQYQVQRDKYERLRSDVTIKLKFLEENKVKVMHKQLLLFHNAISAYFAGNQQQLEQTLRQFNVKLKPPGSDKPSWLEES